One window of Oscillibacter hominis genomic DNA carries:
- a CDS encoding YhgE/Pip domain-containing protein gives MNTQYKPRRILAAATAAAMAFAIVPAAAAEPISDGVTPTYDEAYYATVDYYGNLTEGSMVKSYITNGVSTLTDYGQYDEVKNLTNDVEAVSRDGKTTFDFGSSVPSHFYFEGKTTAPFQQLPWTLTISYRLNGVPTRAEELYGKTGEVEINVDAIPNGSASEYARNNYTLEAMALFNQDDILSLEAPGAQVQLIGNLRAVLFLALPGEEQHFTIRVGAEDFSFDGMTFLMVPATLSQLSQIADLSDKADDLEDSYNKLNTSLDTLLGALDGMSGSLYATAEGLDELNSARDVISSGKGQVYDDLDGVIASLGDLETSLTPASGHITYAKDTLTKAKGSLSDLDKTMLEVQGDLKDIKSLLSDLKGDFSDGQNLADDLKTDLNRLDRSISKLKTSLNSVGSMADTAIGQQVVELPTAEGTVKVTVAELQETLGSAAQLYQAYLQAQANPDAPFTGEFSEFITYYLAQKAMAEAAAAGQEITLEQAIAAVSGQSAQLYQLWTMRDEFEQEMASAGTLKSGLSQIASDTSDLLDKLQGFRSSYADDLLEAVLKHGESAAGLGATLADRAGALISEADDLYKVLDEAEPEAQEALSDAAALLDAMTNSLSAMKAFAEDAQALLKESGSLLDEGTRKTLEGLAATLRKAAGSVSSTRDIRSAKDSISDIIEDTWNEYRGETSNLLLMDADAEAVSMTSEQNPSPSSIQVLIRSQEIKEAEQEETEQEENTADKGTFWSRLGQMLSDFWVGLTRIFR, from the coding sequence ATGAATACACAATACAAGCCCCGCCGGATCCTGGCGGCCGCCACTGCCGCCGCCATGGCCTTCGCCATCGTGCCCGCGGCCGCGGCGGAGCCCATCAGCGACGGAGTCACCCCCACCTATGATGAAGCCTACTACGCCACGGTGGACTACTACGGGAACCTCACCGAGGGCAGCATGGTGAAAAGCTACATCACAAACGGCGTTTCCACCCTGACTGACTACGGCCAGTACGACGAGGTCAAAAATCTGACCAACGATGTGGAGGCGGTGAGCCGGGACGGCAAAACCACCTTCGACTTTGGCTCCAGCGTCCCCAGCCACTTCTACTTTGAGGGCAAAACCACAGCGCCCTTCCAGCAGCTGCCCTGGACGCTCACCATCAGCTACCGGCTCAACGGCGTTCCCACCCGGGCCGAAGAGCTCTATGGCAAGACCGGGGAGGTGGAGATCAACGTGGACGCCATCCCCAATGGGTCGGCCAGCGAATACGCCCGCAACAACTACACCCTGGAGGCCATGGCCCTCTTCAATCAGGACGACATTCTCTCCCTGGAGGCGCCCGGGGCCCAGGTACAGTTGATTGGCAACCTGCGGGCTGTGCTGTTTCTGGCTCTGCCCGGCGAGGAGCAGCACTTCACCATCCGGGTGGGCGCGGAGGACTTCTCCTTTGACGGCATGACCTTTTTGATGGTGCCCGCCACCCTTTCCCAACTCTCCCAGATCGCGGATTTAAGCGACAAGGCCGACGACCTCGAGGACTCCTACAACAAGCTCAACACCAGCCTGGATACCCTGTTAGGTGCGCTGGACGGCATGAGCGGCAGCCTCTACGCCACCGCCGAGGGACTGGATGAGCTCAATTCCGCAAGGGACGTCATCTCCTCCGGCAAGGGCCAGGTCTACGACGACTTGGACGGTGTGATCGCAAGCTTGGGAGACCTGGAGACCTCCCTCACACCGGCCTCCGGCCACATCACCTATGCCAAGGACACGCTGACCAAGGCAAAGGGCAGCCTGTCCGATCTGGATAAAACCATGCTGGAGGTCCAGGGGGATCTGAAGGATATCAAATCCCTGCTCAGCGACCTGAAGGGCGACTTCAGCGACGGCCAGAATCTGGCCGACGACCTAAAGACCGACCTGAACCGCCTGGACCGCAGCATCTCCAAGCTGAAGACCTCCCTCAACAGCGTGGGCTCCATGGCCGATACCGCAATTGGCCAGCAGGTGGTGGAGCTGCCCACCGCCGAGGGCACCGTGAAGGTGACGGTGGCGGAGCTTCAGGAGACGCTGGGCAGCGCCGCACAGCTCTATCAGGCCTACCTCCAGGCCCAGGCCAATCCGGACGCCCCGTTCACAGGGGAATTCAGCGAATTCATCACCTACTACCTGGCCCAGAAAGCCATGGCGGAAGCCGCCGCGGCCGGTCAGGAGATCACCCTGGAGCAGGCCATTGCCGCCGTCTCCGGCCAGAGCGCACAGCTCTACCAGCTCTGGACCATGCGGGATGAATTTGAGCAGGAGATGGCCTCCGCCGGGACACTGAAGTCCGGCCTCTCCCAGATCGCCTCTGACACATCCGATCTGCTGGATAAGCTTCAGGGCTTCCGCTCCTCCTATGCCGACGACCTGTTGGAGGCCGTTTTGAAGCACGGTGAGAGCGCCGCCGGCCTTGGCGCCACGCTGGCCGACCGGGCCGGGGCGCTGATCAGCGAGGCGGACGACCTCTACAAGGTCCTGGACGAAGCCGAGCCTGAGGCCCAGGAGGCCCTCAGCGACGCCGCCGCCCTGCTGGATGCCATGACAAACAGCCTCAGCGCCATGAAGGCCTTTGCCGAAGACGCCCAGGCCCTTTTGAAAGAGAGCGGCTCGTTGTTGGACGAGGGCACCCGGAAGACCCTGGAGGGCCTGGCGGCCACGCTGCGCAAAGCGGCGGGCAGTGTCTCCTCCACCCGGGACATCCGCTCCGCCAAGGACAGCATCAGCGACATCATCGAGGACACCTGGAATGAATACCGGGGCGAGACCAGCAACCTCCTTCTGATGGATGCCGATGCGGAGGCGGTCTCCATGACCTCGGAGCAAAACCCGTCTCCCTCCAGCATCCAGGTGCTGATCCGCTCCCAGGAGATCAAGGAGGCGGAACAGGAGGAGACCGAGCAGGAGGAAAATACCGCGGATAAGGGTACCTTCTGGAGCCGTCTGGGCCAAATGCTCAGCGACTTCTGGGTGGGCCTGACCCGGATTTTCCGCTGA